From Chiloscyllium punctatum isolate Juve2018m chromosome 36, sChiPun1.3, whole genome shotgun sequence, the proteins below share one genomic window:
- the LOC140460035 gene encoding uncharacterized protein — MEKPWKCGDCGKVFPTPSALETHRRSHTGERPFTCSVCGKGFTQSSHLRLHQRVHTGEKPFTCSVCGNAFRDSGSLQKHQRFHTRERPFTCSVCGKGFGQSSSLRRHQSSHTEDRPYRCSDCGAAFKSSWDLMLHQRIHTEERPFGCSHCAKRFKTSSEQQRHRRVHTGERPSVLPRLREGLRAVLRPAAAPAGPHRGEAVRLPRLREGLHPVHQPADPPTHPHRGEAVLLLRVREGLHSAVQHGVAPARPQVIAGGWGGGGGDGGWFDSAREPRPGPDPAHFDIGRGGGGLAALSPSLLPEGTAPSLWRPSTGTQEGRFVLGVEHMYWGWSIFICPATAVRSEIDIFVSGRK, encoded by the coding sequence atggagaaaccgtggaagtgtggggACTGCGGGAAGGTGTTCCCGACACCGTCGGCGCTGGAGACTCACCGGCGCagtcacacgggggagaggccgttcacttgctccgtgtgtgggaagggattcacacAGTCCAGCCACCTGCGGTtgcaccagcgggttcacaccggggagaagccgttcacCTGCTCGGTGTGCGGGAACGCTTTCCGTGACTCGGGCAGCCTTCAGAAGCACCAGCGATTCCACACccgggagaggccgttcacctgctcggtgtgcgggaagggcttcggTCAGTCGTCCAGTTTACGCCGACACCAGAGCAGCCACACCGAGGACAGGCCGTACCGATGCTCCGACTGCGGGGCTGCTTTCAAGAGCTCCTGGGACTTGATGCTGCACCAGCGCATCCACACGGAGGAGAGGCCGTTCGGCTGCTCCCACTGCGCCAAGAGGTTCAAGACGTCGTCGGAGCAGCAGcggcaccggcgggtccacaccggggagcggCCGTCTGTCCTGCCCCGTCTGCGGGAAGGGCTTCGTGCAGTCCTCCGGCCTGCAGcggcaccggcgggtccacaccggggagaggccgttcgtCTGCCCCgtctgcgggaaggccttcacccaGTCCACCAACCTGCGGACCCACCAAcgcatccacaccggggagaggccgttctcctgctccgagtgcgggaagggcttcactcAGCTGTCCAACATGGTGTCGCACCAGCGCGTCCACAAGTGATTGCgggaggttggggtgggggggggggagatggaggtTGGTTTGATTCTGCCCGAGAGCCACGTCCGGGACCCGACCCTGCTCACTTTGACATTGGGAGAGGAGGGGGCGGACTAgccgctctctcaccctctttacTCCCAGAGGGGACTGCACCTTCCCTATGGAGACCATCCACAGGAACACAAGAAGGACGTTTTGTATTGGGGGTGGAGCATATGTATTGGGGGTGGAGCATATTTATTTGTCCGGCCACTGCAGTTAGATCTGAAATAGACATATTTgtctctgggagaaagtga